A stretch of Aedes aegypti strain LVP_AGWG chromosome 2, AaegL5.0 Primary Assembly, whole genome shotgun sequence DNA encodes these proteins:
- the LOC5572760 gene encoding sarcosine dehydrogenase, mitochondrial: protein MFRLGKQSFTKFKDQLSGQRSLVGRISSELSKRSLSSGSALPESADVVIIGGGSAGCNTLYQLTKRGIRAVLLEQAKLTAGTTWHTAGLVWRLRPNDVEIKLLAATRNLLMSLEEETGYNSGWINNGGLFISHSDERLDEYKRLATLGKCFGIESEILTPHEAQKVFPLLDPAAFTGALYSPGDGVVDPAMMCTALTKAALANGGTVVEDCTATKIVTGENLLGVKDVRGIVTNKGTIRTNTVVNATGVWGRDLIEPLGVHLPLIPMKHAYVISETMEGVHQMLPNIRDHDYSIYFRIQGKSICMGGYENNPVLLDRVPNDFHFGLYDLDYSVFDTHIQGAVKLCPEFGTAGIKSTICGPESFTPDHKPLMGPDPLINGLFHNCGFNSAGMMLGAGCAEQLAQWIIHDRPDLHMFAYDVRRFSPKQKKAVNWATERSHEAYAKNYSIVFPHDEPLAGRNFTVDPFHKQMIQHGAVMEERHGWERPGYFLPEDTVVVQSYDWYGYYDYPKNTNTNYEETLKKDYTFGFPEHHDLIGEEALTCRQEAAMFNLSYFSKLFLTGSQAKEAVEWIFAGDLNKPINKTVYTCALNKRGGVETDVTISVVESGQGELHDPIFKGRGYYIVAGGASAYHTKSHIWAAIQEKALRAVVTDHTEELGVLSVQGPKSREIIQKITDFDLSDEEKLPPNSTAILSIQINPFYKCNVRILRVSFVGELGYELHIPEESCNDVYNALMKAGYKEGLRNAGYRALYSLSSEKGYHLWGYDLRSDDTPVEANLGFTCRKRGDYQGRAAIDRQLENGVSKRLAFFTLNEQVPIWGLEAVYRNGEIVGHLRRGEYGYTLQKPIGQAYITRKDGDYVTNEYIKSGHYQIEIMGKLHEAQCHLRSPFDPKGERILGIYK from the exons ATGTTTCGGTTAGGCAAGCAAAGTTTTACCAAGTTTAAAGACCAGCTCAGTGGTCAGCGATCGTTGGTGGGAAGGATTAGCAGTGAACTGTCCAAGCGTAGTTTGTCGTCAGGATCGGCCTTACCGGAAAGTGCGGATGTCGTCATTATCG GAGGCGGATCAGCTGGATGCAATACGCTGTATCAGCTAACGAAGCGAGGCATACGTGCCGTATTGCTGGAGCAGGCCAAGCTCACAGCGGGCACCACATGGCATACGGCAGGCTTGGTGTGGCGCTTACGCCCAAATGACGTGGAGATCAAGCTACTGGCAGCGACCAGAAACCTGTTGATGAGCCTGGAAGAAGAGACCGGGTACAATTCGGGATGGATCAACAACGGTGGCCTGTTCATCTCGCACTCGGACGAACGCTTGGATGAATACAAGCGGTTGGCTACGCTCGGCAAGTGCTTCGGCATTGAAAGTGAGATCCTGACACCGCATGAAGCCCAAAAGGTGTTCCCACTACTCGACCCAGCGGCCTTCACGGGAGCTTTGTACTCACCGGGAGATGGCGTCGTAGATCCAGCTATGATGTGCACAGCGCTTACTAAGGCAGCCTTGGCAAACGGAGGAACCGTAGTGGAGGACTGCACGGCCACCAAGATCGTAACGGGAGAGAACCTGCTGGGTGTCAAAGATGTCCGAGGCATCGTTACCAACAAGGGAACCATCCGTACCAATACGGTTGTGAACGCCACAGGCGTTTGGGGAAGGGACCTCATCGAACCGCTGGGCGTCCATCTACCTCTGATCCCGATGAAGCATGCGTACGTCATCTCGGAAACGATGGAAGGCGTCCACCAAATGCTGCCCAACATCCGCGATCACGACTATTCGATATACTTCCGCATTCAAGGCAAGTCCATCTGCATGGGAGGTTACGAGAACAACCCTGTCCTGCTGGATCGAGTCCCCAACGACTTCCACTTCGGTTTGTACGACCTGGATTACTCCGTGTTCGACACTCACATCCAGGGTGCGGTGAAGCTTTGCcctgaattcggcaccgctggAATCAAGAGTACAATCTGCGGACCGGAATCCTTCACGCCTGATCACAAGCCGTTGATGGGGCCGGATCCCCTGATCAATGGGTTGTTCCACAACTGCGGCTTCAACTCGGCCGGTATGATGCTGGGCGCCGGATGTGCCGAACAGCTCGCTCAGTGGATCATCCACGACAGACCGGACCTGCACATGTTTGCGTACGATGTCCGACGGTTTTCTCCGAAACAGAAGAAAGCCGTCAACTGGGCCACCGAGAGAAGCCACGAGGCGTACGCCAAGAACTACAGCATTGTGTTCCCGCACGATGAACCGCTCGCCGGTCGGAACTTCACCGTAGATCCGTTCCACAAG CAAATGATCCAACACGGAGCGGTTATGGAGGAACGGCACGGTTGGGAACGGCCAGGATACTTCCTCCCGGAAGACACCGTGGTGGTCCAATCGTACGATTGGTACGGATACTATGACTATCCGAAGAATACCAACACCAACTACGAGGAAACTCTGAAGAAGGACTACACCTTCGGATTCCCGGAGCATCACGATTTG ATTGGAGAGGAGGCACTGACTTGCCGTCAAGAAGCGGCTATGTTTAACCTTAGTTACTTTAGCAAGTTGTTCCTGACTGGTAGCCAGGCCAAGGAAGCCGTTGAGTGGATCTTTGCCGGTGATTTGAACAAACCTATCAACAA AACCGTCTATACTTGCGCGTTGAACAAACGCGGTGGCGTTGAGACCGATGTGACCATCAGCGTTGTGGAATCAGGCCAAGGCGAACTCCACGATCCAATCTTCAAG GGACGAGGCTACTACATTGTGGCTGGTGGTGCTTCGGCGTACCACACCAAGTCGCACATTTGGGCAGCGATCCAGGAGAAGGCCCTGCGTGCCGTCGTTACCGATCACACCGAAGAGCTGGGCGTACTCTCGGTCCAGGGACCGAAGAGCCGCGAGATCATCCAGAAGATCACCGATTTCGATCTGAGCGACGAGGAGAAACTGCCACCCAACTCCACTGCCATTCTGAGCATCCAGATCAATCCGTTCTACAAGTGCAACGTACGAATCTTGCGGGTTAGCTTCGTCGGAGAACTGGGCTACGAGTTGCACATTCCGGAGGAGAGTTGTAATGACGTGTACAACGCGCTGATGAAGGCCGGTTACAAGGAAGGTCTGAGGAATGCCGGATATCGTGCACTGTACTCGTTGAGCAGCGAGAAGGGCTACCATCTGTGGGGATACGATTTGCGATCGGATGATACGCCGGTGGAGGCAAATTTGGGATTCACCTGTAGGAAGCGTGGCGACTACCAGGGACGGGCTGCCATCGATAGGCAGCTGGAGAATGGAGTGAGCAAACGGTTGGCGTTCTTCACGCTGAACGAACAG GTTCCCATCTGGGGCTTGGAGGCGGTGTATCGTAACGGAGAAATCGTCGGACACCTCCGGCGAGGCGAATATGGCTACACCCTGCAGAAGCCCATCGGACAGGCCTACATTACCCGGAAGGATGGCGACTACGTCACCAATGAGTACATAAAGAGCGGACATTACCAGATTGAAATCATGGGCAAGCTTCATGAAGCTCAGTGTCACCTCAGGAGCCCATTCGATCCGAAGGGCGAGCGGATATTaggaatttataaataa